One window from the genome of Verrucomicrobiia bacterium encodes:
- a CDS encoding DUF1559 domain-containing protein — MNRPPSVADPARRHLQAGAGFTVVELLVVMAVVGILGALLLPTVSRTRAQARAVHCLSNLRQLGLGLRMYAESDPLGRLPADPIGDSAPAWVFALTPFMGPVDGVRLCPSDAFREARRKWQRTSYVRNQFTAREPLAPESSEFNPGAPGVGGQPLTLNLSTLKLSSYRRPSETFLAFEGSNLGVAFPPRATDSMPVPAVDDHTHPDTWILGWAHVLADIDPERHGHSSNYLFADGHVAAIPSAVLRRRLESGENFAVIPE; from the coding sequence ATGAATCGCCCCCCATCCGTTGCCGATCCCGCCCGACGCCATCTGCAGGCGGGAGCCGGATTTACCGTCGTGGAACTGCTGGTGGTGATGGCGGTGGTCGGTATTCTGGGCGCACTACTGCTGCCCACGGTCAGCCGGACCCGGGCACAGGCGCGCGCTGTCCATTGCCTGTCCAACCTGCGGCAGCTCGGACTGGGCCTGCGGATGTACGCCGAGAGCGATCCGTTGGGACGCCTCCCGGCGGATCCGATTGGCGACAGCGCGCCGGCATGGGTGTTTGCCCTGACGCCCTTCATGGGTCCAGTGGACGGAGTACGGCTCTGTCCTTCCGACGCATTTCGGGAGGCCCGGCGGAAGTGGCAGCGGACCAGTTACGTCCGGAACCAGTTCACCGCGCGTGAACCGTTGGCCCCGGAGTCTTCGGAATTCAATCCGGGCGCCCCGGGCGTCGGTGGGCAGCCGCTGACCCTGAATCTTTCGACGTTGAAGTTGTCTTCGTACCGGCGTCCATCGGAAACGTTCCTGGCCTTCGAGGGATCGAATCTTGGGGTGGCTTTTCCGCCCCGCGCCACTGATTCCATGCCGGTACCGGCCGTTGACGACCATACGCATCCGGACACCTGGATCCTGGGATGGGCCCACGTGCTGGCCGACATTGATCCGGAACGTCACGGACACTCATCCAACTACCTCTTCGCCGACGGTCATGTCGCGGCGATCCCCTCGGCCGTCCTGCGTCGCCGGCTGGAATCGGGGGAGAATTTTGCGGTGATTCCCGAGTAA
- a CDS encoding sigma-70 family RNA polymerase sigma factor yields MRTDAQLLQEYARSGSEPAFGELVTRHAGMVHAAALRQTGNPDWAEEVTQAVFVLLARKAGSLSPDTILAGWLMRATRFAASDLLRGERRRLARETTAFQMNDPSESGSASESGRLWDRIAPVLDACLARLREGDRNALLLRYFQNRSLAEIGASLGIAEDAARKRVTRALDRLRSELARDGTVASVAALPDLLLQEAAPAVSAPLVKSAVSAALASAGPDSVRVLGLSRSLARDMKWAGLNVWFATAGAAVALLAATWWAIPSRPVASSSAEVLADGDYRAAGFPDPRVVHRFIRDLQRDLRAGDRERVARSIRYPLAVRGRGLDGVVAGEAAVLDAFERLFTESVAGEILKCPAQRLHCTADGVMIGSGSIWIAPAPESGHPQIALVNLP; encoded by the coding sequence GTGAGGACGGACGCCCAATTGCTGCAGGAGTATGCCAGGAGCGGTTCCGAACCCGCCTTTGGCGAGCTGGTGACCCGTCATGCCGGAATGGTCCACGCGGCGGCGCTGCGCCAAACGGGAAATCCGGACTGGGCCGAGGAAGTCACACAGGCGGTATTTGTTTTGCTGGCGCGCAAGGCGGGTTCTCTGTCGCCGGACACCATTCTGGCCGGCTGGTTGATGCGCGCGACGCGGTTTGCCGCATCCGATCTCCTGCGGGGCGAGCGTCGCCGTCTGGCCCGGGAAACCACCGCCTTTCAAATGAATGATCCCTCCGAATCCGGGTCCGCGTCCGAGTCCGGACGTCTTTGGGACCGCATCGCCCCGGTGCTCGACGCGTGCCTTGCCCGTCTGCGCGAAGGGGATCGGAATGCGCTCCTGCTCCGCTATTTCCAGAACCGCAGCCTCGCGGAGATTGGGGCGTCGCTCGGGATCGCGGAGGATGCGGCGCGAAAGCGGGTGACCCGTGCCCTGGACCGGCTGCGCTCCGAACTGGCTCGCGACGGCACCGTGGCATCGGTGGCCGCACTGCCGGACCTCCTCTTGCAGGAAGCGGCGCCCGCAGTGTCGGCACCCCTGGTCAAGTCCGCCGTTTCCGCCGCACTGGCATCGGCCGGACCCGATTCGGTGCGGGTCCTTGGACTGTCCAGATCCCTGGCCCGCGACATGAAATGGGCGGGGCTCAATGTGTGGTTCGCGACCGCCGGAGCCGCGGTGGCGCTGCTCGCGGCCACGTGGTGGGCAATCCCATCCCGGCCCGTTGCGTCCTCATCCGCGGAGGTGCTTGCGGATGGCGATTATCGGGCCGCAGGATTTCCGGATCCCCGGGTCGTCCATCGGTTTATCCGAGACCTGCAGCGGGACCTTCGGGCCGGGGATCGAGAACGGGTCGCGCGGAGCATCCGGTATCCATTGGCGGTTCGCGGGCGTGGCCTGGACGGCGTGGTGGCCGGGGAGGCCGCGGTCCTTGACGCCTTCGAGCGGCTGTTCACCGAGTCGGTGGCGGGGGAGATCCTCAAGTGCCCTGCGCAGCGACTGCACTGTACGGCCGACGGAGTGATGATCGGGAGCGGCTCCATCTGGATCGCTCCGGCCCCTGAATCCGGACACCCTCAAATCGCCTTGGTAAACCTGCCCTGA